The proteins below are encoded in one region of Macrococcus armenti:
- the gtfB gene encoding accessory Sec system glycosylation chaperone GtfB translates to MINLFEYYGANEQLIVSTLEKSNIEHQTIVLEDDGFVPTNMVTPYRYFAKNEVVERKGMFFNEVPIPEYWFIYGDNNSAKVYEGNEERAKIIYEKGVGLRIVKAVEWFDKSGNLVWIDHYDMYGKKFAETLYNKQRKRVMKRYFSHDGKELYSRNFITNDVLLNTDGNQHIFNSYYSFLNYFYSQLNITNKEILVNSLSTPLVSIYNINPDKRKYIVWQEHISEELPGNMQEILKNNGRKFSLLIPDNNEYEKIKALSRNSDKVLKFGYILKTFKEVKKTNQLLILTNSDRINNIQHLVDVLEGVTINIVALTEMSPKLLQLGQYKNVKLFPNARPDIIKKLYGASDIYLDINQGNEIMNAVRMAFDFNLLIFGNDNTLHNKKFINKENVYKEKDINALIKAIEEVLKDESKLKQSVIEQRVASNIVNENEVKQIFNKA, encoded by the coding sequence ATGATTAACTTGTTTGAATACTATGGTGCGAATGAACAATTAATTGTATCAACACTAGAAAAGTCAAATATTGAACATCAAACTATAGTTTTAGAAGATGATGGATTTGTTCCGACAAATATGGTGACACCATATAGATATTTTGCTAAAAATGAAGTAGTTGAACGTAAAGGCATGTTTTTCAACGAAGTACCTATTCCTGAATATTGGTTTATATACGGTGATAACAATAGTGCTAAAGTATATGAAGGCAATGAAGAACGCGCAAAAATTATATATGAAAAAGGTGTTGGACTTAGAATCGTTAAAGCTGTTGAATGGTTTGATAAATCTGGCAATTTAGTTTGGATTGATCATTATGATATGTACGGCAAAAAGTTTGCAGAAACTTTATACAATAAACAACGTAAACGAGTGATGAAAAGATATTTTTCACATGATGGTAAAGAATTATACTCGAGAAACTTTATAACAAATGATGTTTTATTGAATACTGATGGAAATCAACATATATTTAATAGTTACTATTCATTTCTTAATTACTTCTACAGCCAGCTAAATATAACTAATAAAGAAATATTAGTAAATTCATTAAGTACGCCTCTCGTCTCGATATATAATATTAATCCGGATAAAAGGAAATATATCGTTTGGCAAGAACATATCAGTGAAGAATTACCTGGGAACATGCAAGAGATTCTGAAAAATAATGGTAGAAAATTTAGCTTGCTCATACCAGATAATAATGAGTATGAAAAAATTAAAGCATTATCAAGAAATAGTGATAAAGTGTTAAAGTTTGGTTATATATTAAAAACTTTTAAAGAAGTAAAAAAGACAAATCAACTATTAATATTAACTAATTCAGATAGAATCAATAATATACAACATTTGGTAGATGTATTAGAGGGTGTTACGATAAATATTGTTGCTTTAACAGAAATGTCACCAAAACTATTACAGTTAGGACAATATAAAAATGTAAAACTGTTTCCAAATGCACGTCCGGATATAATCAAGAAATTATATGGTGCAAGTGATATCTATTTGGATATCAATCAAGGTAATGAAATTATGAATGCTGTAAGAATGGCATTCGATTTTAATTTATTAATATTTGGTAATGATAATACGTTACATAATAAGAAATTTATTAATAAAGAAAATGTATATAAAGAGAAAGACATTAATGCTCTGATTAAAGCTATCGAAGAAGTATTAAAGGATGAGAGTAAATTGAAGCAATCAGTAATAGAACAACGAGTTGCTTCAAATATTGTAAATGAAAATGAAGTGAAGCAAATCTTTAATAAAGCATAA
- a CDS encoding M4 family metallopeptidase: protein MKNIKLSIISGVVLSTGLLTNTAFAKEDITETNKTFNGTVKQTVTSKQDIKKALKQLPKKYAIVENLDKYVVKEVSTDEKGFKHYTLIPKVNNVEVLSQVVKVHVNKNGKVVMVNGNIDQENIVPTNQVKINKEAAIANAFNAIGTSQVKVSNIDKSSPINEAKLYVSAEDKKYVYQINLSYTSPEPANWFITVDAQTGQIIKKQNKLRSMTNYVGRGIGVNGAYKPVGLVEDGGIYYLADYSQPTKLETYSAAHTTTTTKDVTDTDKYLRDFAQRPAVDAAYYSRKVYDYYKNVHGRESYDGNGAPIYTIVNYDSNYNNAAWTGKAMIYGDGDGEKFGPLSASLDITAHELTHAVTGATAKLEYHTQSGALDEHVADAFGFFVDPEDFSIAEDIYTPKIPNDGGLRNFDNPEAQNRPGHMDEYWDFLADTEEEDWGGVHINATILNKALYYTIHDEQLDVKKAEKIYYRALTNYFTPWIQFTDAKQALMRAARDLYTEEDAQKINRGWNKVGIY from the coding sequence ATGAAAAATATTAAACTATCAATTATTAGTGGTGTTGTACTATCAACAGGATTATTGACAAATACTGCATTTGCAAAAGAAGATATTACAGAAACAAACAAAACATTTAACGGTACTGTCAAACAGACCGTTACATCTAAACAAGATATTAAGAAAGCTTTAAAACAACTTCCAAAGAAATATGCAATTGTTGAAAATCTTGATAAATATGTAGTGAAAGAAGTCTCAACAGACGAAAAAGGCTTCAAGCACTATACATTAATACCAAAAGTTAATAACGTTGAAGTATTAAGTCAAGTCGTTAAAGTTCACGTAAACAAAAACGGTAAAGTTGTCATGGTTAATGGTAATATTGATCAGGAAAACATTGTTCCAACAAACCAAGTTAAGATCAATAAAGAAGCTGCGATTGCTAACGCATTTAATGCAATTGGTACATCACAAGTTAAAGTATCTAATATCGACAAAAGTTCTCCTATTAATGAAGCTAAACTATATGTTTCTGCTGAAGATAAAAAGTATGTATATCAAATCAACTTATCATATACTTCACCAGAACCTGCAAACTGGTTCATTACAGTAGATGCTCAAACTGGACAAATCATTAAAAAACAAAACAAATTACGTTCAATGACGAATTATGTCGGGCGTGGTATCGGTGTTAATGGTGCCTATAAACCTGTTGGTCTTGTAGAAGATGGTGGTATTTATTACTTAGCAGACTACTCTCAACCTACTAAGTTAGAGACTTATTCTGCTGCTCACACGACAACAACTACAAAAGATGTAACAGATACTGATAAGTATTTAAGAGACTTTGCGCAAAGACCTGCAGTAGATGCTGCGTACTACTCAAGAAAAGTATATGACTACTATAAAAATGTTCATGGTCGTGAGTCATATGATGGTAATGGAGCTCCTATATATACAATCGTAAATTATGATTCAAACTATAATAACGCTGCCTGGACTGGTAAAGCGATGATTTATGGTGATGGTGATGGTGAAAAATTCGGTCCATTATCAGCTTCGCTTGATATTACAGCGCATGAATTAACACATGCTGTTACTGGTGCAACTGCTAAACTTGAATACCATACACAGTCTGGTGCTTTAGATGAACACGTTGCAGATGCATTTGGTTTCTTCGTAGATCCAGAAGATTTTTCTATCGCTGAAGACATTTATACTCCAAAGATTCCTAATGATGGTGGATTAAGAAACTTTGATAACCCTGAAGCACAGAATAGACCTGGTCATATGGATGAATACTGGGATTTCTTAGCTGATACTGAGGAAGAGGACTGGGGCGGTGTTCACATTAATGCTACAATCCTTAACAAAGCTTTATACTACACGATTCATGACGAACAACTTGATGTTAAGAAAGCGGAGAAAATCTATTACAGAGCGCTTACTAACTACTTCACGCCTTGGATTCAATTCACTGATGCAAAACAAGCTTTAATGCGTGCTGCTCGTGATTTATACACTGAAGAGGATGCTCAAAAGATTAATCGTGGATGGAATAAAGTAGGTATTTACTAA
- a CDS encoding M4 family metallopeptidase translates to MKKFSTVLITTAILTSAFAADAQADTITKKSLGEVNISTQTQAKKLLENLPGKFEIEKYSDQFHVQKVETDNKGYKHYTLIPKYNNVKALNREVKVHIDNNGKVVLINGELNKPSLQPKNNVTLTQQQALPKAFAAVGIKHSLASNPNGVNPVLKNELSINADKQLYVYDIRISTANPVVSHWNIQVDAATGNIVEKNDLLSHVTTGRGIGNDGAFKPLLLEQQSNGTFGLRNKKNNTTIETFDGLHTNRVDRILMTDTDKIFKDANQKSGVDAHFYINKVYDYYNKVHGRDSFDNYGKTILNVVHHRTDHNNAFWNGTAMYYGDGDGIKFNPLAGSLDIVAHEFTHAITDAEAGLVYQNQPGAISEHLSDAFAYFIEPDWQIGEKVYTPGTNGDALRNIMDPSISIPSQPDHMRYYLYLPNTTEGDKGGVHYNSGILNKALYNMIGEEGLPIYKVEQIYYRTISNYLTGTAKFVDLKQALIRSTRDLYTEEDAQKVKRAFDNVGIEDSI, encoded by the coding sequence ATGAAGAAATTTTCAACAGTTTTAATTACAACAGCAATACTAACATCAGCTTTTGCAGCAGATGCGCAAGCTGATACTATTACAAAAAAATCTTTAGGTGAAGTCAATATTTCAACGCAAACCCAAGCTAAGAAACTATTAGAGAACCTACCTGGTAAATTTGAAATCGAAAAATATTCAGATCAATTTCATGTACAAAAAGTAGAAACGGACAATAAAGGCTATAAACATTATACGCTTATTCCGAAATACAATAATGTAAAAGCATTAAACAGAGAAGTCAAAGTTCACATTGATAACAATGGTAAAGTTGTATTAATAAACGGTGAATTAAATAAGCCTTCTCTTCAACCTAAAAATAATGTAACTTTAACACAACAACAAGCTTTACCCAAAGCTTTTGCTGCAGTTGGCATTAAACACTCTTTAGCAAGTAACCCTAATGGTGTTAACCCTGTCTTAAAAAACGAATTATCAATCAACGCAGATAAACAATTATATGTTTATGATATTCGTATCTCTACAGCTAATCCTGTTGTTTCACATTGGAATATACAAGTTGATGCAGCTACAGGTAATATTGTAGAGAAAAATGATTTACTTTCACACGTAACTACTGGTCGTGGTATTGGTAATGATGGTGCTTTTAAACCATTATTATTAGAGCAGCAGTCAAATGGCACTTTCGGTCTAAGAAACAAAAAAAATAATACAACAATTGAGACATTCGATGGTTTACATACAAACCGTGTAGATCGTATTCTTATGACAGATACAGATAAAATTTTCAAAGATGCAAACCAAAAGTCTGGTGTAGATGCACATTTCTACATCAACAAAGTTTATGACTATTATAATAAAGTTCATGGTAGAGATTCCTTTGATAACTACGGTAAAACAATTTTAAATGTAGTACATCATAGAACCGACCATAATAATGCTTTCTGGAATGGAACAGCAATGTACTATGGTGACGGTGACGGCATTAAATTCAATCCACTTGCAGGCAGTTTAGATATCGTGGCACATGAATTTACACATGCTATTACAGATGCTGAAGCAGGTTTAGTTTATCAAAACCAACCTGGTGCAATTAGTGAACATTTAAGTGATGCTTTCGCTTACTTTATTGAACCAGATTGGCAAATAGGCGAGAAAGTTTACACGCCAGGAACTAATGGCGACGCTTTAAGAAATATTATGGACCCTTCTATCTCTATTCCTTCTCAACCAGACCATATGCGTTATTATTTATACTTACCTAACACAACAGAAGGCGATAAAGGTGGAGTTCATTATAATTCAGGAATACTTAATAAAGCATTATATAATATGATTGGCGAAGAAGGGTTACCGATTTATAAAGTAGAACAAATTTATTATCGAACAATAAGTAATTATTTAACAGGTACTGCGAAATTTGTCGACTTAAAACAAGCACTAATTCGTTCAACACGTGACTTATACACTGAAGAAGACGCTCAAAAAGTAAAACGTGCTTTTGATAACGTAGGCATTGAAGATTCAATCTAA
- a CDS encoding D-alanine--D-alanine ligase family protein, producing MVCLKIALLYGGKSTEHEISIRSAASVYNAIDKDKHEVVLIYINKNGNWLIGNEQALMNKEVINEEGTKEVYLIPNGQFHSEDSTVKDIDVVLPILHGKNGEDGTVQGLLEICNIPYVGCGLLSSAMCMDKDVTKRMLTTAGLDVAKGITLHKHKYKEQLASTNFKFDYPIFIKPANQGSSVGVSKVEHEGDFISALEYGFKYDSKVLVENGVVGRELEVAVIGNETIITSEPGEVIVNEDFYSYENKYIDEDGATISIPAEMSEEQKTLVREVASRAYEALDCKGLARVDVFLTEDNQIIINEINTLPGFTSISMFPKLFEVSGIPYSELIEKLLILAKDIYEKKQKYQKV from the coding sequence GTGGTTTGTTTGAAGATAGCATTATTATATGGTGGAAAGTCAACAGAACATGAAATCTCAATTCGTTCAGCAGCTAGTGTATACAACGCAATTGATAAAGATAAACATGAGGTTGTATTAATTTATATCAACAAAAATGGAAATTGGTTGATTGGTAATGAACAAGCACTGATGAATAAAGAAGTGATAAATGAAGAAGGTACTAAAGAAGTTTATTTAATACCTAATGGTCAATTTCATTCTGAAGATTCGACTGTTAAGGACATTGATGTAGTATTGCCAATTCTACATGGGAAAAATGGTGAAGATGGCACAGTTCAAGGTTTATTAGAAATTTGTAATATACCTTATGTTGGATGCGGACTATTAAGCTCAGCAATGTGTATGGATAAGGATGTTACAAAACGCATGCTTACTACAGCAGGATTAGATGTTGCAAAAGGGATAACACTTCATAAACATAAGTATAAAGAACAACTTGCTTCTACAAACTTTAAATTCGATTACCCGATATTTATTAAACCAGCAAACCAAGGATCATCAGTTGGCGTTTCAAAAGTTGAGCATGAAGGTGATTTTATTTCAGCGCTTGAATATGGATTTAAGTATGATTCTAAAGTGCTTGTAGAGAATGGTGTTGTAGGTAGAGAATTGGAAGTTGCGGTAATAGGAAATGAAACAATTATTACGAGTGAGCCTGGAGAAGTAATTGTAAATGAAGATTTTTATTCATATGAAAATAAGTACATTGATGAAGATGGAGCGACTATTAGTATTCCGGCAGAAATGTCAGAAGAACAGAAAACGTTAGTAAGAGAAGTGGCATCAAGAGCTTATGAGGCTTTAGACTGTAAAGGTTTAGCAAGAGTAGATGTGTTTTTAACAGAAGATAATCAAATAATAATAAATGAGATTAATACATTGCCAGGATTTACGAGTATCAGTATGTTTCCTAAGCTATTTGAAGTGAGTGGAATACCATATTCTGAGCTAATTGAGAAATTGTTAATTTTGGCTAAAGATATTTATGAGAAGAAACAAAAATATCAAAAGGTTTGA
- a CDS encoding Mur ligase family protein, which yields MLTINEINHIISGDLKDAYGKENNPINDFETMYRFVSNQETAYISANPETWWRQLGRDKSAPHGNYFIDKENPNIGLIITEIYIPDLKYKTPQIIVEDTVDSLKKLAIHIRNEYKNPIISITGSMGKSSTRILLRTMLNGYTALQNRGNNNIRAAIYANMCKLIKNQQFAILETSLNAINHRGNSAIDLKPDIAVVTGIGAAHFSTFKSIKDIALLKSRIFDGLSENGIAIINKDTLYSELLIEKAYNNTKKVFTYSMTDDSADLTIQHIEYLKGKTLVKAVIDETEYEYEIHTISEGMVSNSLAVIVCLHILNIDFHPEYFQNFKPFIRVLNMKEVKTPTHTLTLLDDTHNASLPAMVNAIKAFNTQAKYFSGNKIIAIGKINDLGHKSKEVHEELIPILENSKADYILCLDDELGSVVKKIKNKNITWYPNSDLLKEDLKYLLNEDSFVLLKSSAGGTEFPKIARELPDELKKYPKSKSTLPLFNYMSSKGKSYLIIDNDSNDVIEQQNILNSQTIEGIGPLINFIYSSDFPTDNIKVKMKNWASNDSQYYEGYETDLQSLIKMMARSPHPSLTYELSSILFPKSGQRDSYQNAIISELRLNNSVAINLTGRFMRKQRQSFSVNDLLKIYKVYKFELFKYSNSFIIGRTYYSGFIRGESRTILFTSFKNLSEAKNILAQYDCEVNYED from the coding sequence TTGTTAACAATTAATGAAATAAACCATATAATTAGCGGTGATTTAAAAGATGCCTATGGTAAAGAAAACAACCCAATTAATGATTTTGAAACAATGTATAGATTTGTAAGCAATCAAGAAACAGCATATATATCAGCAAACCCTGAAACTTGGTGGCGACAATTGGGTAGAGATAAAAGTGCACCTCACGGAAATTATTTCATAGATAAAGAAAACCCAAATATCGGATTGATTATTACCGAAATATATATACCTGATTTAAAATATAAGACACCTCAAATTATTGTTGAGGATACTGTAGATTCTTTAAAGAAATTAGCTATTCATATTAGAAATGAATATAAAAATCCAATCATTTCAATAACAGGTTCTATGGGTAAGAGTTCTACACGCATATTATTAAGAACTATGCTAAATGGATACACTGCTTTGCAAAACCGTGGAAACAACAATATTCGTGCTGCAATATATGCAAATATGTGTAAATTAATAAAGAATCAACAATTTGCTATTTTAGAAACTTCTCTTAATGCAATTAATCACCGTGGCAATTCAGCAATTGACTTAAAACCTGATATCGCAGTAGTAACCGGAATTGGTGCTGCACACTTTTCAACTTTCAAAAGTATAAAAGACATCGCTTTACTTAAAAGCAGAATTTTTGATGGCCTATCAGAAAATGGTATAGCAATTATAAATAAGGATACTTTATATTCAGAATTATTAATTGAAAAAGCATATAATAACACAAAAAAGGTTTTTACATATAGCATGACAGATGATTCTGCTGATTTAACCATACAGCACATAGAATATTTAAAAGGTAAAACTTTGGTCAAGGCAGTAATTGATGAGACAGAGTATGAATATGAGATACACACAATAAGTGAAGGTATGGTTTCTAACTCTTTAGCAGTAATAGTATGTTTACATATATTAAATATAGACTTTCATCCTGAGTACTTTCAAAATTTCAAACCATTTATAAGAGTTTTAAATATGAAGGAAGTAAAAACACCTACTCACACTTTAACATTGTTAGACGATACACATAACGCATCTCTTCCAGCTATGGTAAATGCTATTAAAGCATTCAATACTCAAGCAAAGTATTTTAGTGGCAATAAGATTATTGCAATTGGAAAAATAAATGATTTAGGTCATAAATCAAAAGAAGTTCACGAAGAACTTATTCCAATTTTAGAAAATTCCAAAGCTGATTATATTTTATGCCTTGATGATGAATTAGGTTCAGTTGTAAAGAAAATTAAAAATAAAAACATAACATGGTATCCAAACTCAGATTTATTAAAAGAAGATTTAAAATATTTATTAAATGAAGATTCATTTGTTCTACTAAAATCTTCAGCTGGAGGAACTGAGTTCCCCAAAATCGCTCGCGAGTTACCAGACGAACTAAAAAAATACCCTAAGAGTAAAAGTACTCTTCCTTTGTTTAACTACATGAGCTCAAAAGGAAAGTCATATCTTATTATAGATAATGACAGCAATGATGTCATTGAACAACAAAACATACTAAACTCACAAACGATAGAAGGTATTGGCCCATTAATAAATTTCATTTATTCCTCAGATTTTCCTACTGACAACATTAAAGTAAAAATGAAAAATTGGGCTTCTAATGATTCTCAATATTATGAAGGTTACGAAACTGATTTACAATCATTAATCAAGATGATGGCAAGGTCACCACACCCATCTCTTACATATGAATTATCTAGTATTTTGTTCCCAAAATCTGGACAAAGAGATAGTTACCAAAACGCGATTATTTCTGAACTCCGACTAAATAACTCAGTTGCAATTAATTTAACTGGTCGATTTATGAGAAAGCAAAGACAAAGTTTTTCCGTTAATGACTTATTAAAAATTTATAAAGTTTATAAATTTGAATTATTTAAATATAGTAATTCATTTATAATTGGAAGAACATATTACAGTGGCTTTATTCGTGGTGAAAGTAGAACGATTTTATTCACCTCTTTTAAAAATTTATCAGAAGCAAAAAATATATTAGCCCAATATGACTGCGAGGTTAACTATGAAGATTAA
- the gtfA gene encoding accessory Sec system glycosyltransferase GtfA: MIIYNLNMGIGWASSGVEYAQKYRAELLRKSEIPFKNIFLDFISLENIQTLTENMGYKDEEVIWLYQYFTDIKIAPTTYTIEQFQQSLKNPVQKIEKMDKNFILRLDGEQNYIKCFMKKKGEPYIDRAEYVVGGKVIKKDVFTYTKLYSEYYAPENNKAKRYMREFYNEDGTVAYTEYMEDQNIFKFDNKVLYSKNEFIIYFLEQLNLTKNDIFLIDRSTKIAADILKATSDTNVGVVIHAEHYNEGLTNDNHILWNNHYDYLLSHSHLLDFIVVSTDTQNEILKKQLKKYYNAKPNIYTIPVGSLKDLKENLKTPFTAMTASRLAQEKHIDWLISAVVKAKKEIPELQFDIYGEGGERNKLTALIKKYNAHDYIKLKGHKKLNNIYKNYRLFLSASTSEGFGLTLMEAVGSGLGMIGFDVNYGNPTFIVDNKNGYKIPFDISDQDFEKVSNALSDAIIKFYKNKNNIDFHQNSLGIARNYLENETIIKWNQLIDEVLHD; encoded by the coding sequence ATGATAATATACAATTTGAATATGGGAATAGGTTGGGCGAGTAGTGGTGTAGAATATGCTCAAAAATACAGAGCAGAGCTGCTTAGAAAATCTGAAATTCCTTTCAAAAATATATTTCTGGACTTTATTAGTTTAGAAAACATTCAAACACTAACTGAAAATATGGGGTATAAAGACGAGGAAGTCATATGGCTATATCAATATTTCACGGATATTAAAATTGCACCAACTACTTATACTATTGAACAGTTCCAACAAAGTCTGAAAAATCCAGTTCAAAAAATAGAGAAAATGGATAAAAACTTTATTTTGCGATTAGATGGAGAGCAAAACTATATTAAATGTTTTATGAAGAAAAAAGGTGAGCCTTATATAGATAGAGCAGAATATGTAGTAGGTGGTAAAGTTATAAAAAAAGATGTATTTACCTATACAAAGCTATACTCAGAATATTATGCTCCTGAAAATAATAAAGCTAAAAGATATATGAGAGAGTTTTATAATGAAGATGGGACAGTTGCATATACAGAATATATGGAAGATCAAAACATTTTTAAATTCGATAACAAGGTATTATATAGTAAGAATGAATTTATTATATACTTTCTTGAACAGCTAAATTTAACAAAAAATGATATCTTCTTAATAGATAGGTCTACAAAAATTGCAGCTGATATATTAAAAGCTACAAGTGATACAAATGTAGGCGTAGTTATACATGCTGAACACTATAATGAAGGCTTAACAAACGATAATCATATCTTATGGAATAATCATTATGATTATTTATTATCACATAGTCATCTCTTAGATTTTATTGTTGTCTCTACTGATACCCAAAATGAAATACTAAAAAAACAATTAAAAAAGTATTATAATGCAAAGCCAAATATTTATACAATACCTGTAGGTTCCTTGAAAGACTTGAAGGAGAATTTGAAAACACCATTTACAGCTATGACAGCATCAAGATTAGCACAAGAAAAACATATTGACTGGCTTATAAGTGCAGTAGTGAAAGCAAAGAAAGAAATACCAGAATTACAATTTGATATTTATGGTGAAGGTGGCGAAAGAAACAAACTTACAGCGCTTATTAAGAAATATAATGCGCATGACTATATAAAGTTAAAAGGGCATAAAAAACTAAATAATATTTATAAAAATTATAGATTGTTTTTATCAGCTTCAACAAGTGAAGGTTTTGGATTAACACTAATGGAAGCAGTAGGTAGTGGATTAGGAATGATTGGATTTGATGTGAATTATGGCAATCCTACATTTATTGTCGATAATAAAAATGGATACAAAATTCCCTTTGATATATCAGATCAGGACTTTGAAAAAGTTTCAAATGCATTATCTGACGCAATTATAAAGTTTTATAAAAATAAAAATAATATTGATTTCCATCAAAACTCATTAGGGATTGCGAGAAATTATTTAGAAAACGAGACTATAATAAAGTGGAATCAGTTGATAGATGAGGTGCTACATGATTAA
- a CDS encoding glycosyltransferase yields the protein MYYFLGIAIPQNITGVDRAQYNRLKLFQKYGLHAKIITTQYHHLGYQFAKQHGLENDIINMYDYFQKTKYIKSYNQFDFISYWKNEKSYQVEVLKNKIDVKVKYNGQMVIYARFFDDSLTSPMFINHFNRLNHFVKHEEYDIRGFLSSISHYAYGNNTVYQEIFTPDGEKVIEKYYRHKEKDLTPTIILLKNKFGLYDRFDSESELVAHFLELITNPEDDYFIIDRPLEIVPAYLNMKKNIPKAAVVIHMQHLGEINPEHVRVKWPYAQLFENLDKFDALITSTQHQKDDIHAFIEERSNLSKIDIHHIPVGYINPEEIVTELHRKKANRFISTSRYVEGKQLEDQIRIVHRLHDDIEDVTLDLYGFGSQHQYLNDLINELGAQDYIQLKGYTNNTTDVYKRAIASLVTSCSEGFALSILESIAHCTPVFSYDIKYGPNEIIIDNVNGNLIEYNNLDEYYEQLKAFLLDIDKQQRYFEQCPESIAKYYEDQVIIKWKALLNH from the coding sequence ATGTACTATTTCTTAGGTATTGCTATTCCACAAAATATCACGGGTGTTGATCGTGCTCAGTATAATAGATTAAAGTTGTTTCAGAAATATGGATTACATGCAAAAATTATTACAACTCAATATCATCACCTCGGCTATCAATTCGCAAAACAACACGGATTAGAAAACGATATAATCAATATGTATGACTACTTTCAAAAAACGAAATACATAAAGTCATACAATCAGTTCGATTTCATTTCATACTGGAAAAATGAAAAAAGTTATCAAGTTGAAGTTTTAAAAAATAAAATCGATGTTAAAGTAAAATATAATGGACAAATGGTTATATATGCACGTTTCTTCGATGATAGTTTAACTTCACCTATGTTTATTAATCATTTTAATAGACTAAATCACTTTGTTAAACATGAGGAGTATGATATACGTGGATTTCTAAGTTCTATTTCTCATTATGCTTATGGAAACAATACTGTATATCAAGAAATCTTTACACCTGACGGTGAAAAAGTCATCGAAAAATATTATAGACATAAAGAGAAAGACTTAACACCAACAATTATATTACTCAAAAACAAATTCGGACTATATGATCGTTTTGATAGCGAGAGTGAACTTGTAGCACACTTTCTAGAACTAATTACAAATCCAGAAGATGATTACTTTATTATAGACAGGCCTCTTGAAATCGTTCCTGCATACTTAAATATGAAAAAAAACATACCTAAAGCAGCAGTGGTTATTCATATGCAGCATCTCGGTGAAATTAATCCCGAACATGTTCGTGTTAAATGGCCATATGCTCAATTATTCGAAAACCTAGATAAATTCGATGCATTAATTACATCAACACAACATCAAAAAGATGATATACATGCTTTTATTGAAGAACGCAGTAACTTATCAAAAATTGATATTCATCATATCCCAGTTGGATATATCAATCCAGAAGAAATTGTTACTGAATTACATCGAAAAAAGGCGAATCGCTTTATTTCTACTTCCAGATATGTTGAAGGAAAACAGTTAGAAGACCAAATCAGAATAGTACATCGACTTCACGATGACATAGAAGATGTCACTTTGGATTTGTATGGTTTCGGTTCCCAGCATCAATATCTCAATGATTTAATTAATGAACTTGGTGCACAAGATTATATTCAGCTTAAAGGTTACACAAATAATACTACAGATGTCTATAAGAGAGCTATTGCTAGCTTAGTGACGAGTTGCTCTGAAGGATTTGCATTGTCAATTCTAGAGTCTATTGCACATTGTACGCCAGTGTTTTCGTATGATATAAAGTACGGTCCAAATGAAATAATTATTGATAATGTAAACGGCAATTTAATCGAATATAATAATTTAGATGAATATTATGAGCAATTAAAAGCATTTTTACTTGATATTGATAAACAACAACGTTACTTTGAGCAATGTCCAGAATCAATTGCTAAATATTATGAAGATCAAGTCATTATAAAGTGGAAAGCCTTATTAAATCATTAA